One stretch of Zingiber officinale cultivar Zhangliang chromosome 6B, Zo_v1.1, whole genome shotgun sequence DNA includes these proteins:
- the LOC121992448 gene encoding uncharacterized protein LOC121992448 gives MGAWESGRRRLCCCRRGPPSGDGEHLSRVPALLIFLLVSSVPLAIIASLERSAAGFTFQTPDWICECAKWDPVGRSFLVSTFLGGSVARLTLEDPQAVGGALTQRTVLSDPDVAGNASLGMAIDRGSGRRRILVVYADLLRCRSSSVAAYDLESWSRIFLTHLSGPGECSYADDVAVDDDGNAYVTDAKGNRIWKVGLNGELISVIRSQLFAQRKEWYYNIVGLNGIVYHPDGYLLVIHTASGHLFRVNTTTEEVTVVQVRGSLLMGDGMELISPNKLVIAGTPSARVIESFDGWETANVTAWYIGPMHRIASSATVKDGRIYLNHLVGVGMAKKTHVIAEAVFLPSK, from the exons ATGGGGGCCTGGGAATCCGGCCGCCGCCGCCTATGCTGTTGCCGCCGAGGTCCTCCCAGCGGAGACGGCGAGCATTTGTCAAGGGTGCCCGccctcctcatcttcctcctcgTTTCCTCCGTCCCCCTCGCAATCATCGCCTCCCTCGAACGCTCCGCCGCAGGCTTCACCTTCCAGACCCCCGACTGGATCTGCGAGTGCGCCAAGTGGGACCCCGTCGGCCGCAGCTTCCTCGTCTCCACCTTCCTCGGCGGTAGCGTCGCCCGGCTAACCCTTGAAGATCCGCAAGCCGTCGGGGGCGCCCTGACGCAGCGGACCGTGCTGTCGGATCCCGACGTCGCCGGGAATGCGTCGCTGGGAATGGCCATCGATCGTGGCAGCGGGAGGCGCCGGATTCTGGTGGTCTACGCCGACCTTCTCCGGTGCCGCTCCTCCTCCGTGGCGGCCTACGACCTCGAATCGTGGTCCCGCATCTTCCTCACCCATCTGAGTGGTCCAG GTGAATGTTCATATGCTGATGATGTAGCTGTTGATGACGATGGAAATGCTTATGTTACTGATGCAAAGGGAAACAGAATATGGAAGGTGGGATTGAACGGTGAGTTGATATCCGTCATTAGAAGCCAACTTTTCGCTCAGAGGAAGGAGTGGTACTACAACATTGTGGGTCTGAATGGCATCGTGTATCATCCTGATGGTTATTTGCTCGTCATACACACTGCCAGTGGTCATCTTTTTAGAGTTAACACAACAACTGAGGAGGTGACTGTCGTTCAAGTCAGAGGATCATTGCTCATGGGGGACGGCATGGAGTTAATTTCTCCAAATAAACTGGTTATCGCCGGCACCCCTTCTGCTAGGGTGATCGAGAGCTTTGATGGTTGGGAGACAGCAAACGTCACAGCATGGTATATTGGACCGATGCATCGAATTGCCTCGTCGGCAACTGTGAAAGATGGACGGATATATCTTAATCATCTTGTGGGGGTAGGAATGGCGAAAAAAACTCATGTCATTGCAGAGGCAGTTTTCCTGCCTAGCAAATAA